The Athene noctua chromosome 15, bAthNoc1.hap1.1, whole genome shotgun sequence genome contains a region encoding:
- the WDR24 gene encoding GATOR2 complex protein WDR24: MEKMARVTTALGGNALTGRTMFCHLDAPANAISVCRDAAQVVVAGRNIFKIYSIEEDQFVEKLNLRVGRKPSLNFSCADVVWHQMDENLLATAATNGVVVTWNLGKPSRNKQDQLFTEHKRTVNKVCFHPTEVYMLLSGSQDGYMKCFDLRKKDSVSTFSGQSESVRDVQFSIRDYFTFAATFENGNVQLWDIRRPDRYERMFTAHNGPVFCCDWHPEDRGWLATGGRDKMVKVWDMNTTRAKEIYCVQTIASVARVKWRPECKHHIATCSMMVDHNIYVWDVRRPFIPSAMFEEHKDVTTGIVWRHLHDPYFLLSGSKDSTLYQHIFKDASQPIDRANPEGLCYSLYGDLAFAAKESLISSDSNRKPYIGDRRHPIFFKRKLDPTEQFEYISSSSALSVFESDVESGSMDWFVHTAKQYALAGRPLAELCDHNAKVAKGLDRNQVAQTWTMLRIIYSSLGTVSSTNLNHSMGKGSTALPLMNSFNLKDIPSGLGSESRLDRSKGESRTENILMDSSSTLINNEDNEETEGSDVPADYLLGDVEADEDDLYMMDHENPHAEEQEYSLPQEAFPLRHEIVDNPSALDHLQDKADSPHVSGNEAETVSLTPVESFSLISISHSLYENRLPSDFFNPIVRDTLLFYAEQGDVQTAVSVLIVLGDRIRKEIDEQTQEHWYTSYIDLLQRFQLWNISNEVIKLSTCRAINCLNQASTTLHVNCSNCKRPMSNRGWICDRCRQCASMCAVCHHVVKGLFVWCQGCSHGGHLQHIMKWLETSSHCPAGCGHLCEYT; this comes from the exons ATGGAGAAAATGGCCAGGGTCACCACTGCCCTGGGGGGCAACGCCCTCACGGGACGGACCATGTTCTGCCACCTGGATGCCCCCGCCAATGCCATCAGCGTGTGCCGTGATGCTGCCCAGGTGGTGGTAGCTGGCCGCAACATCTTCAAGATCTACTCCATCGAGGAGGACCAGTTTGTGGAGAAGCTGAACCTCCGCGTTGGCCGCAAACCCTCCTTGAACTTCAGCTGTGCAGATGTGGTGTGGCACCAGATGGACGAGAACCTGCTGGCCACCGCTGCCACCAACGGCGTGGTCGTCACCTGGAACCTGGGCAAGCCATCCCGCAACAAGCAGGACCAGCTCTTCACAGAGCACAAGCGCACTGTCAACAAGGTCTGCTTCCACCCCACTGAGGTCTACATGCTCCTCAGTGGCTCCCAGGATGGCTACATGAAATGCTTTGACCTGCGCAAGAAGGACTCTGTCAGCACCTTCTCTG GCCAGTCGGAGAGTGTACGTGATGTCCAGTTCAGCATCCGGGACTACTTCACCTTTGCTGCCACCTTTGAAAATGGGAAtgtgcagctgtgggacatcCGCCGGCCAGACCGCTATGAGAGGATGTTCACGGCCCACAACGGGCCTGTCTTTTGCTGCGACTGGCACCCAGAGGACAG GGGCTGGCTGGCAACAGGCGGCCGGGATAAGATGGTGAAGGTGTGGGACATGAACACCACGCGGGCGAAGGAGATTTACTGCGTGCAGACCATTGCCTCCGTGGCCCGGGTGAAGTGGCGCCCGGAGTGCAAGCACCACATTGCCACCTGCTCCATGATGGTGGACCACAACATCTACGTTTGGGACGTGCGGCGTCCCTTCATCCCCTCCGCCATGTTCGAGGAGCACAAGGACGTCACCACAGGCATTGTGTGGCGTCACCTCCACGACCCCTATTTCCTCCTGTCAGGCTCGAAGGACAGCACCCTCTACCAGCACATCTTCAAGGACGCCAGCCAGCCCATTGACCGGGCTAACCCTGAGGGGCTGTGCTACAGCCTTTATGGAGACCTGGCCTTTGCTGCCAAAGAGAGCCTCATCTCCTCCGACTCCAACCGCAAGCCCTACATCGGGGACCGGCGTCACCCCATCTTCTTCAAGCGTAAGCTGGACCCCACGGAGCAGTTTGAGTACATCTCCTCCTCCAGCGCCCTCAGCGTCTTTGAGTCGGATGTGGAGAGTGGCAGCATGGACTGGTTCGTGCACACCGCCAAGCAGTACGCGCTGGCTGGCCGGCCCCTGGCCGAGCTCTGCGACCACAACGCCAAGGTGGCCAAGGGCTTGGACCGCAACCAG GTGGCTCAAACGTGGACGATGCTGCGAATTATCTATTCCAGCCTCGGCACCGTGTCGTCCACTAACCTCAACCACAGCATGGGGAAAGGCAGCACTGCCCTCCCACTCATGAACAG CTTTAACCTGAAGGACATCCCCTCTGGGCTGGGTAGTGAGTCGAGACTGGATCGCAGCAAAGGAGAAAGCCGCACAGAAAACATCCTCATGGATTCCTCCTCCACCCTGATCAACAATGAGG ACAACGAGGAGACGGAGGGCAGTGATGTCCCTGCGGACTATCTGCTGGGAGATGTGGAAGCGGATGAGGACGACCTGTACATGATGGATCACGAGAACCCGCATG CTGAAGAGCAGGAATACAGCCTTCCCCAAGAAGCTTTCCCCCTGCGCCATGAAATCGTGGACAACCCGTCGGCCTTGgaccacctgcaagacaaggctGACTCCCCTCACGTCAGCGGCAACGAGGCCGAGACAGTGTCGCTGACACCCGTGGAGTCCTTCTCCCTCATCTCCATCTCCCACTCGCTCTATGAGAACCGCCTGCCCTCCGACTTCTTCAATCCCATCGTGCGGGACACGCTCCTCTTCTACGCCGAGCAGGGTGATGTGCAGACGGCTGTGTCTGTCCTCATCGTGCTGGGAGATCGCATCCGCAAGGAGATCGATGAGCAGACCCAG GAGCACTGGTACACGTCCTACATCGACCTGCTGCAGCGCTTCCAGCTCTGGAACATCTCCAACGAGGTGATCAAGCTGAGCACATGCCGTGCCATCAACTGCCTCAACCAGGCCTCCACCACCCTGCACGTCAACTGCAGCAACTGCAAGCGGCCCATGAGCAACAGGGGCTGGATCTGTGACAG GTGTCGGCAGTGTGCCAGCATGTGTGCCGTCTGTCACCACGTGGTCAAGGGGCTCTTTGTCTggtgccagggctgcagccacGGTGGCCACCTCCAGCACATCATGAAGTGGCTGGAGACCAGCTCCCACTGCCCCGCCGGCTGCGGCCACCTCTGCGAGTACACCTGA
- the JMJD8 gene encoding jmjC domain-containing protein 8 isoform X4 — MAAARRLLSLLLPLAWARPGGCSDPPGGGWPSAPSAPGRSCWRPSGPARCGSARPTPTPTAKLSPPAVDVPFQEYVEELLKPQDPAQLGSDTLYFFGDNNFTEWGPLFQQYVPPPFRIPGTSPAYSFGIAGSGSGVPFHWHGPGYSEVIFGRKRWFLYPPDKTPHFHPNETTLAWLHHTYPRLPPAERPLECTLRPGEVLYFPDRWWHATLNLDTSVFISTFLG, encoded by the exons atggcggcagcgcgGCGGCTGCTCTCGCTGCTCCTGCCGCTGGCCTGGGCTCGGCCCGGCGGCTGCTCCGACCCGCCGGGCGGCGGCTG gcctTCCGCGCCCTCTGCACCCGGGAGAAGCTGCTGGCGGCCTTCGGGGCCCGCCCGGTGCGGCTCAGCACGGCCAACACCTACTCCTACCGcaaag CTCTCCCCGCCCGCAGTGGACGTGCCCTTCCAGGAGTACGTGGAGGAGCTACTGAAGCCGCAGGATCCGGCCCAGCTGGGCAGCG acaccctctACTTCTTCGGGGACAACAACTTCACAGAGTGGGGTCCCCTCTTCCAGCAGTATGTGCCCCCCCCGTTCCGCATCCCGGGCACCAGCCCTGCCTACAGCTTTGGGATCGCAG GCTCTGGCTCCGGGGTTCCCTTTCACTGGCACGGCCCCGGTTACTCTGAGGTGATCTTTGGCAGGAAG CGCTGGTTTCTGTACCCGCCGGATAAAACACCCCACTTCCACCCCAACGAGACGACACTGGCCTGGCTCCACCACACGTACCCCAGGCTGCCACCGGCCGAACGGCCGCTGGAGTGCACCCTCCGGCCTGGCGAG GTCCTGTACTTCCCCGACCGCTGGTGGCACGCCACACTCAACCTGGACACCAGTGTCTTCATCTCCACCTTCCTGGGGTAG
- the STUB1 gene encoding E3 ubiquitin-protein ligase CHIP, with the protein MKGKEEREGGAAGPGAAGPGAGGAGGGSPEKSHSAQEHKEQGNRLFGGRKYPEAAACYGRAINRNPLVAVYYTNRALCYLKMQQHDKALADCKRALELDGQSVKAHFFLGQCQMEMENYDEAIANLQRAYNLAKEQRLNFGDDIPSALRIAKKKRWNSIEEKRINQENELHSYLTKLIMAEKERELAECRKTQQEENADESRSRVQLASIEAKHDKYLADMDELFSQVDEKRKKRDIPDYLCGKISFELMREPCITPSGITYDRKDIEEHLQRVGHFDPVTRSPLTQDQLIPNLAMKEVIDAFISENGWVEDY; encoded by the exons atgaaggggaaggaggagcgggagggcggcgcggcggggcccggggcggcggggccgggagcggggggcgcggggggcggcagcCCTGAGAAGAGCCACAGCGCGCAGGAGCACAAGGAGCAGGGAAACCGGCTCTTCGGCGGCCGCAAGTATCCCGAGGCCGCCGCCTGCTACGGCCGCGCCATC AACCGCAACCCCTTGGTGGCCGTCTACTACACCAACCGAGCCCTCTGCTACCTGAAGATGCAGCAGCACGACAAGGCACTGGCCGACTGCAAGAGAGCCCTGGAGCTGGACGGCCAGTCCGTGAAGGCTCACTTCTTCCTGGGCCAGTGCCAGATGGAGATGGAGAACTACGACGAGGCCATCGCCAACCTGCAGAGAG CCTATAACCTCGCCAAGGAACAGCGGCTGAATTTTGGAGACGACATCCCCAGCGCGCTGCGCATCGCCAAGAAGAAACGCTGGAACAGCATCGAGGAGAAGCGGATCAACCAGGAGAATGAGCTGCACTCCTACCTGACCAAGCTGATCATGGCGGAGAAGGAGAG GGAGCTGGCTGAGTGCCGAAAGACTCAGCAGGAAGAAAACGCGGATGAGAGCCGGAGCCGAGTTCAGCTGGCCAGCATCGAGGCCAAACAT GACAAATACCTGGCAGACATGGACGAGCTCTTCTCTCAAGTGGATGAGAAGAGGAAG AAACGGGACATCCCTGACTACCTATGTGGGAAGATCAGTTTTGAGCTGATGAGAGAGCCTTGCATCACGCCCAGCGGCATCACCTATGACAGGAAGGACATTGAGGAACATCTGCAG CGCGTGGGTCATTTCGATCCGGTGACGCGGAGTCCCCTGACCCAAGACCAGCTGATCCCCAACCTCGCCATGAAGGAGGTGATAGACGCGTTCATCTCAGAGAACGGCTGGGTGGAGGATTACTGA
- the JMJD8 gene encoding jmjC domain-containing protein 8 isoform X1 translates to MAAARRLLSLLLPLAWARPGGCSDPPGGGWLAGTVPEEERCTVERADASLTYSLFLQRFAFSRPVILRGVTDNSAFRALCTREKLLAAFGARPVRLSTANTYSYRKVDVPFQEYVEELLKPQDPAQLGSDTLYFFGDNNFTEWGPLFQQYVPPPFRIPGTSPAYSFGIAGSGSGVPFHWHGPGYSEVIFGRKRWFLYPPDKTPHFHPNETTLAWLHHTYPRLPPAERPLECTLRPGEVLYFPDRWWHATLNLDTSVFISTFLG, encoded by the exons atggcggcagcgcgGCGGCTGCTCTCGCTGCTCCTGCCGCTGGCCTGGGCTCGGCCCGGCGGCTGCTCCGACCCGCCGGGCGGCGGCTG GCTGGCAGGCACGGTGCCGGAGGAGGAGCGATGCACCGTGGAGCGGGCCGACGCCTCCCTCACCTACTCCCTCTTCCTGCAGCG GTTCGCCTTCTCCCGGCCGGTCATTCTCCGCGGGGTCACGGACAACTCG gcctTCCGCGCCCTCTGCACCCGGGAGAAGCTGCTGGCGGCCTTCGGGGCCCGCCCGGTGCGGCTCAGCACGGCCAACACCTACTCCTACCGcaaag TGGACGTGCCCTTCCAGGAGTACGTGGAGGAGCTACTGAAGCCGCAGGATCCGGCCCAGCTGGGCAGCG acaccctctACTTCTTCGGGGACAACAACTTCACAGAGTGGGGTCCCCTCTTCCAGCAGTATGTGCCCCCCCCGTTCCGCATCCCGGGCACCAGCCCTGCCTACAGCTTTGGGATCGCAG GCTCTGGCTCCGGGGTTCCCTTTCACTGGCACGGCCCCGGTTACTCTGAGGTGATCTTTGGCAGGAAG CGCTGGTTTCTGTACCCGCCGGATAAAACACCCCACTTCCACCCCAACGAGACGACACTGGCCTGGCTCCACCACACGTACCCCAGGCTGCCACCGGCCGAACGGCCGCTGGAGTGCACCCTCCGGCCTGGCGAG GTCCTGTACTTCCCCGACCGCTGGTGGCACGCCACACTCAACCTGGACACCAGTGTCTTCATCTCCACCTTCCTGGGGTAG
- the JMJD8 gene encoding jmjC domain-containing protein 8 isoform X3: MAAARRLLSLLLPLAWARPGGCSDPPGGGWLAGTVPEEERCTVERADASLTYSLFLQRFAFSRPVILRGVTDNSAFRALCTREKLLAAFGARPVRLSTANTYSYRKDTLYFFGDNNFTEWGPLFQQYVPPPFRIPGTSPAYSFGIAGSGSGVPFHWHGPGYSEVIFGRKRWFLYPPDKTPHFHPNETTLAWLHHTYPRLPPAERPLECTLRPGEVLYFPDRWWHATLNLDTSVFISTFLG; encoded by the exons atggcggcagcgcgGCGGCTGCTCTCGCTGCTCCTGCCGCTGGCCTGGGCTCGGCCCGGCGGCTGCTCCGACCCGCCGGGCGGCGGCTG GCTGGCAGGCACGGTGCCGGAGGAGGAGCGATGCACCGTGGAGCGGGCCGACGCCTCCCTCACCTACTCCCTCTTCCTGCAGCG GTTCGCCTTCTCCCGGCCGGTCATTCTCCGCGGGGTCACGGACAACTCG gcctTCCGCGCCCTCTGCACCCGGGAGAAGCTGCTGGCGGCCTTCGGGGCCCGCCCGGTGCGGCTCAGCACGGCCAACACCTACTCCTACCGcaaag acaccctctACTTCTTCGGGGACAACAACTTCACAGAGTGGGGTCCCCTCTTCCAGCAGTATGTGCCCCCCCCGTTCCGCATCCCGGGCACCAGCCCTGCCTACAGCTTTGGGATCGCAG GCTCTGGCTCCGGGGTTCCCTTTCACTGGCACGGCCCCGGTTACTCTGAGGTGATCTTTGGCAGGAAG CGCTGGTTTCTGTACCCGCCGGATAAAACACCCCACTTCCACCCCAACGAGACGACACTGGCCTGGCTCCACCACACGTACCCCAGGCTGCCACCGGCCGAACGGCCGCTGGAGTGCACCCTCCGGCCTGGCGAG GTCCTGTACTTCCCCGACCGCTGGTGGCACGCCACACTCAACCTGGACACCAGTGTCTTCATCTCCACCTTCCTGGGGTAG
- the JMJD8 gene encoding jmjC domain-containing protein 8 isoform X2 → MAAARRLLSLLLPLAWARPGGCSDPPGGGWLAGTVPEEERCTVERADASLTYSLFLQRPSAPSAPGRSCWRPSGPARCGSARPTPTPTAKLSPPAVDVPFQEYVEELLKPQDPAQLGSDTLYFFGDNNFTEWGPLFQQYVPPPFRIPGTSPAYSFGIAGSGSGVPFHWHGPGYSEVIFGRKRWFLYPPDKTPHFHPNETTLAWLHHTYPRLPPAERPLECTLRPGEVLYFPDRWWHATLNLDTSVFISTFLG, encoded by the exons atggcggcagcgcgGCGGCTGCTCTCGCTGCTCCTGCCGCTGGCCTGGGCTCGGCCCGGCGGCTGCTCCGACCCGCCGGGCGGCGGCTG GCTGGCAGGCACGGTGCCGGAGGAGGAGCGATGCACCGTGGAGCGGGCCGACGCCTCCCTCACCTACTCCCTCTTCCTGCAGCG gcctTCCGCGCCCTCTGCACCCGGGAGAAGCTGCTGGCGGCCTTCGGGGCCCGCCCGGTGCGGCTCAGCACGGCCAACACCTACTCCTACCGcaaag CTCTCCCCGCCCGCAGTGGACGTGCCCTTCCAGGAGTACGTGGAGGAGCTACTGAAGCCGCAGGATCCGGCCCAGCTGGGCAGCG acaccctctACTTCTTCGGGGACAACAACTTCACAGAGTGGGGTCCCCTCTTCCAGCAGTATGTGCCCCCCCCGTTCCGCATCCCGGGCACCAGCCCTGCCTACAGCTTTGGGATCGCAG GCTCTGGCTCCGGGGTTCCCTTTCACTGGCACGGCCCCGGTTACTCTGAGGTGATCTTTGGCAGGAAG CGCTGGTTTCTGTACCCGCCGGATAAAACACCCCACTTCCACCCCAACGAGACGACACTGGCCTGGCTCCACCACACGTACCCCAGGCTGCCACCGGCCGAACGGCCGCTGGAGTGCACCCTCCGGCCTGGCGAG GTCCTGTACTTCCCCGACCGCTGGTGGCACGCCACACTCAACCTGGACACCAGTGTCTTCATCTCCACCTTCCTGGGGTAG
- the FBXL16 gene encoding F-box/LRR-repeat protein 16 encodes MSNPRNGDTKPPCLPRNGLVKIPTQPNGLGSASITKGTPAVKNRLCQPSSVPAILSPALAHRSDLPIPSLASPLSLAALAGVSSPPGASLVGLNTSEGSEQPSPERLPGSPSERQLAVDEKILNRLFWYFSACEKCVLAQVCKAWRRVLYQPKFWVGLTPVLHTKELYNVLPGGEKEFVSLQGFAVRGFEGFCLVGVSDLDICEFIDNYPLSKKGVKSMSLKRSTITDAGLEVMLEQMQGVVRLELSGCNDFTEAGLWSSLNARITALSVSDCINVADDAIAAISQLLPNLTELNLQAYHVTDTALAYFTAKQGYTTHTLRLNSCWEITNHGVVNMVHSLPNLSVLSLSGCSKVTDDGVELVAENLRKLRSLDLSWCPRITDMALEYIACDLHKLEELVLDRCVRITDTGLSYLSTMSSLRSLYLRWCCQVQDFGLKHLLSMGSLRLLSLAGCPLLTTTGLSGLVQLQELEELELTNCPGATPELFKYFSQHLPCCMVIE; translated from the exons ATGTCGAACCCGAGAAACGGCGACACCAAGCCCCCATGTTTGCCCCGCAATGGACTGGTGAAGATCCCCACACAACCCAACGGCCTTGGCTCCGCCAGCATCACCAAAGGCACCCCCGCCGTGAAAAACCGCCTGTGCCAGCCTTCCTCTGTGCCTGCCATCCTCAGCCCAGCCTTAGCCCACCGCAGCGACCTGCCCATCCCCAGCCTGGCCTCCCCGCTCTCCTTGGCCGCTCTGGCCGGTGTCTCCTCCCCTCCCGGCGCTTCCTTGGTGGGACTGAACACGAGCGAAGGCTCAGAGCAGCCCTCACCGGAGCGGCTGCCTGGCTCGCCCTCGGAAAGGCAGCTGGCAGTGGATGAGAAGATCCTCAACCGCTTGTTCTGGTACTTTTCGGCGTGTGAGAAGTGTGTGCTGGCGCAGGTGTGCAAGGCGTGGCGGCGGGTGCTCTACCAACCCAAGTTCTGGGTGGGCTTGACACCCGTCCTGCACACCAAAGAGCTCTACAATGTCCTGCCTGGCGGCGAGAAGGAGTTCGTCAGCCTGCAGGGCTTTGCTGTCCGTGGCTTCGAGGGCTTCTGCCTCGTGGGCGTCTCCGACCTGGACATTTGTGAGTTCATTGACAACTACCCCCTCTCCAAGAAGGGGGTCAAGTCCATGAGCCTTAAGAGGTCAACCATCACGGATGCAGGGCTGGAG GTGATGCTGGAGCAGATGCAGGGCGTGGTGCGGCTGGAGCTGTCGGGCTGCAACGACTTCACGGAGGCTGGGCTGTGGTCCAGCCTCAATGCCCGCATCACGGCGCTGAGCGTCAGCGACTGCATCAACGTGGCCGATGACGCCATCGCCGCCATCTCACAACTCCTGCCCAACCTCACCGAGCTCAACCTGCAAGCCTACCACGTGACGGACACGGCACTCGCCTACTTCACCGCCAAGCAAGGCTACACCACCCACACCCTCCGCCTCAACTCCTGCTGGGAGATCACCAACCATGGCGTGGTCAACATGGTCCACAGCCTGCCCAACCTGAGCGTCCTCAGCCTCTCGGGCTGCTCTAAGGTGACGGATGACGGCGtggagctggtggcagagaaCCTGCGGAAGCTGCGCAGCCTCGACCTCTCCTGGTGCCCTCGCATCACCGACATGGCCCTGGAGTACATCGCCTGTGACCTGCAcaagctggaggagctggtgctcgACAG GTGCGTGCGGATCACCGACACCGGCCTCAGCTACCTGTCCACCATGTCATCCCTGCGGAGCCTCTACCTGCGCTGGTGCTGCCAG gtgCAGGATTTTGGCCTGAAGCATCTCCTGAGCATGGGCAGCCTGCGCCTCCTCTCACTGGCTG GCTGCCCCTTGCTGACCACCACGGGGCTGTCGGGACTggtgcagctgcaggagctggaggagctggagctcACCAACTGCCCCGGGGCCACCCCGGAGCTCTTCAAGTACTTCTCCCAGCACCTGCCATGCTGCATGGTGATCGAGTAG